One Candidatus Sulfurimonas baltica DNA segment encodes these proteins:
- a CDS encoding methyl-accepting chemotaxis protein codes for MSALKNMSIKAKVFLLVLVPSIMFLIYVVYSNIQVGSLIKTSDEQSLRYKQILIAKDINFINTSITLTAMDIIIDRADGSVSYERVQEINDLFLKFNSYKASFIKSADTEVEKRSANEIVRALEALEPVVKVKLKKMVESNVTEEAWNALDNEIDSISGGIGENINTVILSINEELQEAAKNAVLKQEALSMSSLYSVIALFAMVITLGVLISGDIMNSLNKMLSVTKDLAEGEGDLTQRVYVESKDEIRLVAQNINGFIKKVQISIRETKELSSENAAISEELSATVRVIQKRAIEQEKVVGTAVKTSQDIKNITAASVETSEHMRDEMRNANTALEETKYKVLNLTQIINKNAESEAGLATQLNQLSQDIDQVKEVLNIISDIADQTNLLALNAAIEAARAGEHGRGFAVVADEVRKLAERTQKTLSEISTTIGVVVQSVNDSSQGMNQNVEEYHAMALIASSVEEQIIAAAQVMENSSLEVNSALQTTIKIGQDSETIMSQIGTINNISKENGLSVTEIHKASEHLHRLTESLQNKLNGFKTSK; via the coding sequence ATGTCTGCATTGAAAAATATGTCAATTAAAGCAAAAGTTTTTTTGCTTGTTCTCGTACCAAGTATTATGTTTTTAATATATGTAGTATATAGTAATATTCAAGTAGGCAGTCTAATTAAGACAAGTGATGAGCAGTCGTTACGTTACAAGCAGATATTGATAGCAAAGGATATTAATTTTATTAATACATCTATAACACTCACAGCAATGGATATTATTATTGACAGGGCTGACGGTTCTGTCTCTTATGAAAGAGTTCAAGAGATAAATGACCTATTTTTAAAATTTAATAGCTATAAGGCAAGCTTTATAAAATCTGCAGACACTGAAGTAGAAAAAAGAAGTGCAAATGAAATTGTTAGAGCATTAGAGGCCCTAGAACCAGTTGTTAAGGTTAAACTAAAAAAGATGGTTGAATCAAATGTCACAGAAGAAGCATGGAATGCACTTGATAATGAGATTGATTCTATATCTGGCGGGATAGGTGAAAATATAAATACCGTTATATTGTCAATAAATGAAGAGCTTCAAGAAGCAGCTAAAAATGCAGTTCTTAAGCAAGAAGCACTAAGTATGAGCTCATTATATTCTGTAATTGCATTATTTGCAATGGTAATCACATTAGGGGTATTGATTTCCGGCGATATTATGAATTCGCTAAACAAAATGCTTAGTGTTACTAAGGATTTAGCAGAGGGAGAAGGGGACTTGACCCAAAGAGTTTATGTAGAATCTAAAGACGAGATAAGATTGGTTGCCCAAAATATTAACGGTTTTATAAAAAAAGTACAAATAAGTATTAGAGAGACCAAAGAGTTAAGTAGTGAAAATGCTGCTATTTCTGAAGAGCTGAGTGCCACAGTAAGAGTTATTCAAAAGCGTGCAATTGAGCAAGAAAAGGTAGTTGGTACTGCTGTAAAAACTTCTCAAGATATAAAAAACATAACTGCTGCTTCAGTTGAGACATCTGAGCATATGCGTGATGAGATGAGAAATGCCAATACTGCACTTGAAGAAACAAAATATAAAGTTTTAAACTTGACGCAAATTATTAATAAAAATGCTGAATCTGAAGCAGGATTAGCAACTCAGTTAAACCAACTTAGTCAGGATATAGACCAAGTAAAAGAAGTTTTAAATATTATTAGTGATATAGCAGACCAGACAAATCTATTGGCACTAAATGCTGCTATAGAAGCTGCACGAGCAGGAGAACATGGAAGAGGCTTTGCTGTTGTCGCCGATGAAGTTAGGAAGCTAGCAGAGCGTACGCAAAAAACATTATCAGAGATAAGTACAACAATCGGCGTTGTAGTGCAATCTGTCAATGATAGTAGTCAAGGTATGAATCAAAACGTAGAAGAGTATCATGCAATGGCACTAATCGCTTCTAGCGTGGAAGAGCAAATAATAGCTGCAGCACAAGTTATGGAGAACTCTTCATTGGAAGTAAATTCAGCTTTACAGACAACAATAAAAATAGGCCAAGATTCTGAAACGATAATGTCTCAGATAGGAACAATAAATAATATTTCAAAAGAAAATGGGCTTAGTGTTACTGAAATTCATAAAGCTTCTGAACATTTACACAGACTTACTGAGAGTTTACAAAATAAATTAAATGGTTTTAAGACTTCAAAATAA
- the holA gene encoding DNA polymerase III subunit delta, whose translation MYKSELDKHIQNNSLSNSFVLFGESSFLIDIYTKKLTDIQDASTLSYYHDEYNFNSAKAHLSQASLFGGQNILIIKSEKKVPKKDLDILIDYCEKNRDNIFVYAYYGSDHKTYNSKSAFGKTTAMSVRFFNPSQSEAIFALSQIARDKKVNIDNYTITHLLNIHHCDIALASNEIDKFRVYDRTITTKDVDNLVFGLALVNIDELIKKILNKKDFRSELENILEHGEDEIRIVTAITSYLTQLYMFNIYIRVNGAPNALEILGYPAPKFVVDEKAALSIKFKPSTYYKLHELLLESELKMKSSHVDKSAILLSTLIRVQQLL comes from the coding sequence GTGTACAAGAGTGAATTAGATAAACATATTCAAAACAACTCTCTTTCGAATAGTTTTGTGCTATTTGGTGAGAGCAGTTTTCTTATTGACATATACACTAAAAAACTCACTGATATTCAAGATGCTTCAACTTTGTCTTACTACCATGATGAATATAATTTCAACTCTGCTAAAGCCCATCTTTCTCAAGCCTCTCTTTTTGGTGGTCAAAATATTTTAATCATTAAAAGTGAAAAAAAAGTCCCTAAAAAAGATTTGGATATTTTAATAGATTACTGTGAAAAAAATAGAGACAACATCTTTGTGTATGCTTATTATGGTAGTGATCATAAAACTTATAATAGCAAGAGTGCTTTTGGTAAAACAACTGCCATGTCTGTTAGATTTTTCAATCCGAGCCAAAGTGAAGCTATTTTTGCACTATCTCAAATAGCACGTGACAAAAAGGTAAATATAGACAACTACACCATAACACACCTTCTAAACATACATCATTGTGATATTGCCCTAGCTTCTAACGAGATTGATAAATTCAGAGTCTACGATAGAACAATAACGACAAAAGATGTAGATAACTTAGTATTTGGACTTGCGCTTGTAAATATAGATGAGTTAATAAAAAAGATTTTAAATAAAAAAGATTTTAGAAGTGAGCTGGAGAATATTCTTGAGCATGGTGAAGACGAGATAAGAATTGTGACCGCTATAACAAGCTACCTTACACAACTCTACATGTTTAACATATACATAAGAGTCAATGGAGCTCCAAACGCCTTGGAAATACTAGGCTACCCTGCTCCAAAATTTGTAGTTGATGAAAAAGCTGCTCTTTCAATAAAGTTTAAACCGAGCACCTACTATAAACTGCATGAACTTTTGTTAGAGAGTGAACTTAAAATGAAAAGTTCGCATGTAGATAAAAGTGCGATATTGCTATCTACACTTATTCGGGTTCAGCAACTTTTATAA
- a CDS encoding RNB domain-containing ribonuclease yields MKSLLIRLTHGLSEQDISKDELSYVNDFLDKQYITEKEGVYKFNSKYRAGTLGLVQSSTAYLNVIGENVKDLFIEDGDFAKAKEGDLVIAQRLLGKRGAPSAKIVEIVGRAQTYSVAYITSKDGAKSLADLKTGFPTGVEMTPKELNSYSDGDVFKVNNQDYTIMEKLGNMKDPLVDEKIVLAQFNKHDEFEPEVLEVATSFKEVDASKYPKRVDLRKLPFCTIDPVTAKDFDDAIYWDDNNTTLYVAIADVSEYVTPFGPIDNEAIYRSFSIYLPHRSIPMLPRQLSETLCSLQAHVDRLAYVFEMKLDLNSLEVVKSKVYEAIIHSDRRFNYEEIDAYFNNELKAKNSDEVKIFDYITKLRVVTDKLKEKRLKIGYDFRSMELEMQIDENSNLISTTYAEETPSHALIEDCMLLANKAAASQFARGIFRIHEPPNQVKIQKLYQELAGIGMFIDIKETIKETITDIQKQAREMDLESEVDTLIIRSQMQARYAPMNSGHFGLGFEAYTHFTSPIRRYSDLIVHRLLKAINNNDTAEGSYVLRNIESLSMTISEKEREASTIEVEFMARKFARWAEQNINKEFKARISSTDPEVKAELHDEIKGAKLNITSSENATLFEDVTVCIDKVDIAKAKIFARVVQKDID; encoded by the coding sequence ATGAAATCACTTCTTATAAGACTCACTCATGGTTTGAGTGAGCAGGACATCTCTAAAGATGAACTTTCATATGTGAACGATTTTTTGGATAAACAATATATTACCGAAAAAGAGGGTGTATACAAATTTAATTCCAAGTACCGTGCAGGTACTTTAGGGCTAGTTCAAAGTTCAACCGCCTACCTAAATGTTATCGGTGAAAATGTTAAAGATCTTTTTATTGAAGATGGCGACTTTGCTAAAGCAAAAGAGGGTGACCTTGTTATAGCACAAAGATTGCTTGGTAAAAGAGGTGCTCCAAGTGCCAAAATAGTCGAAATAGTAGGTCGTGCACAAACTTACAGCGTTGCTTATATCACCTCCAAGGATGGTGCGAAATCTTTAGCAGACCTCAAGACAGGTTTTCCGACTGGTGTAGAGATGACTCCAAAAGAGCTAAACTCATACAGCGACGGTGATGTATTTAAAGTGAACAACCAAGACTACACAATAATGGAAAAACTTGGAAACATGAAAGACCCTCTTGTTGATGAAAAAATAGTTCTTGCACAATTTAATAAACATGATGAATTTGAGCCTGAAGTTTTAGAGGTTGCCACATCTTTTAAAGAGGTAGATGCTTCAAAATATCCAAAAAGAGTTGATTTAAGAAAGCTCCCTTTTTGCACAATAGATCCTGTTACAGCAAAAGATTTTGATGATGCAATATACTGGGATGATAACAACACAACTTTGTATGTTGCCATTGCCGATGTTAGTGAATATGTAACGCCATTTGGTCCGATAGACAATGAAGCAATTTACAGAAGTTTCTCCATCTATCTTCCTCACCGCTCGATACCAATGCTTCCCCGCCAACTTAGTGAAACTCTATGTTCTCTGCAGGCACATGTAGACAGACTGGCTTATGTTTTTGAGATGAAGCTAGATCTTAATAGTCTAGAAGTAGTGAAATCAAAGGTTTATGAGGCAATAATACACTCAGACAGAAGATTTAACTATGAAGAGATTGATGCATATTTTAATAATGAATTAAAAGCTAAAAATTCTGATGAAGTGAAAATTTTTGATTATATTACTAAACTTAGAGTTGTTACAGACAAGCTTAAAGAAAAAAGACTGAAAATCGGCTATGACTTCCGCTCAATGGAGTTGGAGATGCAAATTGATGAAAATTCAAATTTAATCTCAACTACTTATGCCGAGGAGACACCTTCTCATGCACTTATAGAAGATTGTATGCTTTTAGCAAACAAAGCAGCTGCTTCACAGTTTGCAAGAGGGATTTTTAGAATACATGAGCCTCCAAATCAGGTAAAGATTCAAAAACTATACCAAGAGTTAGCCGGAATAGGAATGTTTATAGATATAAAAGAGACTATAAAAGAGACAATTACAGATATTCAAAAGCAAGCCAGAGAGATGGATTTAGAGAGCGAGGTAGACACTCTTATTATCCGTTCTCAAATGCAAGCTAGATATGCTCCGATGAACTCTGGGCACTTTGGTCTAGGCTTTGAGGCATACACGCACTTTACTTCGCCAATTCGCAGATATAGCGACCTTATAGTTCACAGGCTTTTAAAGGCAATTAACAATAACGATACTGCCGAAGGGTCATATGTTCTTAGAAATATAGAGTCTCTAAGCATGACAATAAGTGAAAAAGAGAGAGAAGCAAGTACTATAGAAGTTGAATTTATGGCACGAAAGTTTGCAAGATGGGCTGAGCAAAATATAAATAAAGAGTTTAAAGCACGAATAAGTTCAACTGACCCTGAGGTAAAAGCTGAACTACATGATGAGATTAAAGGTGCAAAACTAAATATAACCTCTAGTGAAAATGCAACTCTCTTTGAAGATGTGACAGTCTGTATTGACAAGGTAGATATCGCCAAAGCTAAAATATTTGCAAGAGTTGTACAAAAAGATATTGACTAG
- a CDS encoding HDOD domain-containing protein, whose amino-acid sequence MTEDILKKIKQLPPLPESAMQIEAVYQNPDSSFNDMVKILEKDPLLTADILKAANSPLYGFSREINAISQAVGLFGMGTVRGFALASIVKKSFSLDLSPYGIDSDMFSVLSKKQHGLTTAWCLKTEGKLLGVLSPAAFLVEIGKVLIAQHIKAEKKEVEFRDALKELQDVEEAERKIAGVDTPEVSATIFEHWRFESGLVNTIANCQNPDKADEADKKAAQILQVVRTAVPINGVLTEESIDKAKELIAKYGLHLESFEKALENL is encoded by the coding sequence ATGACTGAAGACATACTAAAAAAGATCAAACAACTACCGCCACTTCCAGAATCTGCAATGCAGATAGAAGCTGTTTATCAAAACCCTGATAGTAGCTTTAACGATATGGTAAAAATTCTTGAAAAAGATCCTCTTCTAACTGCCGATATTCTAAAGGCTGCCAACTCCCCTCTTTATGGATTTTCTCGTGAAATAAATGCTATAAGTCAGGCGGTAGGGCTCTTTGGAATGGGGACGGTAAGAGGCTTCGCACTTGCAAGTATTGTTAAAAAAAGCTTTTCTCTTGATTTATCACCTTACGGCATAGATAGTGACATGTTTTCCGTCCTCTCCAAAAAGCAACATGGACTCACTACTGCATGGTGTCTAAAAACAGAAGGTAAACTGCTTGGTGTTTTATCCCCAGCTGCATTTCTTGTTGAGATTGGTAAAGTATTAATAGCTCAGCATATAAAGGCTGAGAAAAAAGAAGTTGAGTTTAGAGATGCTTTGAAAGAGCTTCAGGATGTGGAAGAAGCTGAGAGGAAAATTGCCGGTGTTGACACTCCTGAAGTAAGTGCCACTATATTTGAGCATTGGAGATTTGAATCAGGCCTAGTTAACACAATAGCTAACTGTCAAAACCCGGACAAAGCAGATGAAGCAGATAAAAAAGCTGCTCAAATCTTGCAGGTCGTCCGCACAGCTGTTCCAATAAATGGCGTTCTCACTGAAGAGAGTATTGATAAAGCAAAAGAACTAATTGCCAAATATGGCCTACATTTAGAAAGCTTTGAAAAAGCACTCGAAAACTTATAG
- a CDS encoding GreA/GreB family elongation factor, translating to MSIEGYDLLTQEFKYLLEVEKPKVASEKLVAAAQGDRSENADYHAAKEKLRFIDKRLFYLNSMIAKSQIVDPSIYSHVKVCFGSSVKLLNIESDEEESYTLCGVLETEPENGLISIHSPIAKALLGKSVGDEFVLRLPNGKKEYEILEIKYENIFSLKKNIRTKADFSFH from the coding sequence ATGAGCATAGAGGGTTATGATCTTTTAACCCAAGAGTTTAAGTACTTACTTGAAGTCGAAAAACCAAAGGTTGCATCAGAAAAATTAGTTGCAGCCGCTCAAGGTGATAGAAGTGAAAATGCCGATTATCATGCTGCAAAAGAGAAACTGCGTTTTATTGATAAAAGGCTTTTTTATCTAAACTCAATGATTGCAAAATCACAGATAGTAGATCCATCCATCTATTCACATGTAAAAGTTTGCTTTGGAAGCAGTGTTAAGCTTTTGAATATTGAAAGTGATGAAGAGGAGAGTTACACACTTTGTGGAGTTTTGGAAACTGAACCGGAAAACGGATTAATCTCTATTCACTCCCCAATCGCCAAAGCTTTACTTGGCAAGAGCGTAGGTGATGAATTTGTTTTAAGACTTCCTAACGGTAAAAAAGAGTACGAAATTTTAGAAATAAAGTATGAAAATATCTTCTCGTTAAAGAAAAATATCAGAACAAAAGCAGACTTTTCCTTTCATTAA
- the purL gene encoding phosphoribosylformylglycinamidine synthase subunit PurL, translated as MSQQLENIEEQLSNHKLSQEDYTHIKQILNREPNLVELGIFSAMWSEHCSYKSSKVHLKGFPTKAPWVIQGPGENAGVIDIGGGYAAVFKMESHNHPSFIEPYQGAATGVGGIMRDVFTMGARPIANLNALRFGNVLNDDKISAHQRYLVRGVVAGIGGYGNCMGVPTIGGETSFDECYNGNILVNAFTLGLAKTDEIFYGKAEGIGNPVMYVGAKTGRDGLGGAVMSSDSFTEESKSLRPTVQVGDPFTEKLLLEACLELFKTDYVVGIQDMGAAGLTSSSFEMAGRSGSGMIMHLDKVPAREENMTPYDFMLSESQERMLLCAKKGSEQAIIDIFEKWDLDAAVIGEVTATGNMELFWHGEKCAEVPVDPVSEEAPELNRPMKRPKYLDTIANVTINDFDKVSNQTAFETLTKSMEVVDKAWIYTQYDSMVQTNTVKNGGMLDASVIRIKENGKALAMSADCNVRYCYIDPKGGAAAAVIESGRNVAMSGARPLAITDCLNYGNPENPEVMWQFGEGCLGIKEACAELTTPVIGGNVSLYNETNGVSVFPTPSIATVGVNDDQNNVLMSSFQGEGNALYLVGESMSEFGGSLYMKEICGTVAGTLPEINYKRELALWELVIEGNKKHLLECAKDASSGGVAIALAKMSATSGLGCDVEMSVEDERDIFAESMSRAIIEVKPENQEAFEAMLDESMACEKIGTVGGETIKINDVTMSMSALKDNYFNTFQKVIERDI; from the coding sequence GTGAGCCAACAACTAGAAAACATCGAAGAACAGTTATCAAACCATAAGCTTTCCCAAGAAGATTACACACATATAAAACAGATTTTAAATCGTGAGCCAAACTTAGTAGAACTAGGTATTTTTTCGGCTATGTGGAGTGAACACTGCTCTTATAAATCTTCAAAAGTACACTTAAAAGGGTTTCCAACTAAAGCGCCATGGGTTATTCAAGGTCCAGGTGAAAATGCAGGTGTTATTGATATTGGTGGTGGCTATGCTGCTGTTTTTAAGATGGAATCACATAATCATCCAAGTTTTATAGAGCCTTATCAAGGTGCGGCAACTGGTGTTGGTGGGATTATGCGCGATGTATTTACAATGGGTGCCCGTCCTATCGCTAACTTAAATGCTCTTAGATTTGGTAATGTTTTAAATGATGACAAAATATCTGCTCATCAACGTTACCTTGTTAGAGGTGTTGTTGCTGGAATCGGCGGTTATGGAAACTGCATGGGTGTGCCAACTATTGGTGGTGAAACAAGTTTTGATGAGTGTTATAACGGAAATATTTTAGTAAATGCATTTACTTTAGGTCTTGCAAAAACAGATGAGATTTTTTACGGCAAAGCTGAGGGTATAGGCAATCCGGTAATGTACGTTGGTGCAAAAACTGGTCGTGACGGTCTAGGTGGTGCGGTTATGTCTTCTGATAGTTTTACGGAGGAGTCAAAATCTCTTCGTCCTACTGTTCAAGTTGGTGACCCGTTTACTGAAAAACTTCTTCTTGAGGCGTGTTTAGAGTTGTTTAAAACTGACTATGTTGTTGGTATTCAAGACATGGGGGCAGCCGGACTTACATCTTCTTCTTTTGAAATGGCTGGACGTTCTGGTTCAGGGATGATAATGCATCTTGATAAAGTTCCTGCTCGTGAAGAAAATATGACTCCTTACGATTTTATGCTTTCAGAGAGCCAAGAGCGTATGCTTTTATGTGCTAAGAAAGGTTCAGAACAGGCAATTATTGATATCTTTGAAAAGTGGGATTTAGACGCTGCTGTTATTGGTGAAGTAACTGCAACCGGTAACATGGAATTGTTCTGGCATGGAGAGAAGTGTGCGGAAGTTCCAGTAGACCCGGTAAGTGAAGAAGCACCAGAGTTAAACCGTCCAATGAAAAGACCAAAATACTTAGATACGATTGCCAATGTAACTATTAATGATTTTGACAAAGTGTCAAATCAGACGGCGTTTGAAACACTGACAAAAAGTATGGAAGTGGTTGATAAAGCATGGATATACACTCAGTACGACTCAATGGTACAAACCAACACAGTTAAAAATGGCGGGATGCTTGATGCCTCTGTTATTCGTATAAAAGAGAATGGAAAAGCTCTTGCTATGTCTGCTGACTGTAATGTGCGTTATTGCTACATTGACCCTAAAGGTGGAGCTGCTGCTGCAGTTATTGAGAGTGGTAGAAATGTAGCTATGAGTGGTGCTAGACCACTTGCTATTACAGATTGTCTTAACTACGGAAACCCTGAGAATCCGGAAGTTATGTGGCAATTTGGAGAGGGTTGTCTTGGTATAAAAGAGGCATGTGCTGAGCTAACTACCCCTGTTATTGGTGGAAATGTCTCTCTTTATAACGAGACAAATGGTGTTTCAGTTTTTCCAACACCATCAATAGCAACTGTTGGTGTAAATGATGATCAGAACAATGTACTTATGTCTAGCTTCCAAGGTGAGGGCAATGCTCTTTATCTAGTTGGCGAGTCAATGTCTGAATTTGGCGGTTCGCTTTATATGAAAGAGATTTGTGGCACCGTTGCAGGAACTCTTCCTGAGATAAACTACAAAAGAGAGTTAGCTCTATGGGAATTAGTAATTGAGGGTAACAAAAAACACTTACTGGAGTGCGCTAAAGATGCAAGTTCTGGTGGTGTTGCTATTGCGTTAGCTAAAATGTCTGCAACTTCAGGTCTTGGATGTGATGTTGAAATGAGTGTAGAAGATGAGCGTGATATTTTTGCTGAGTCTATGAGTAGAGCTATCATTGAAGTTAAACCTGAAAATCAAGAAGCTTTTGAAGCAATGCTTGATGAGTCAATGGCTTGTGAGAAAATCGGAACAGTAGGTGGAGAAACTATCAAAATTAACGATGTTACTATGAGTATGAGCGCACTTAAAGATAACTATTTCAACACATTTCAAAAAGTTATAGAGAGAGATATCTAA
- a CDS encoding DUF6394 family protein: MDWGKVIYVFFSLMSLTSIAGFLYEHSATALFAAGSLNLVSTFLKIGVRNLLSAELLASSLVADLHLIPAFIYLQVVGNIEWAIALTIGALIANVFSMGLVYIESSKNRDDY, translated from the coding sequence ATGGATTGGGGTAAAGTAATATATGTATTTTTCTCGTTGATGAGTTTAACATCAATAGCTGGGTTCTTGTATGAGCATAGCGCTACGGCATTGTTTGCTGCTGGCAGTTTAAATCTGGTCTCAACGTTTTTAAAAATTGGTGTTAGAAACCTTCTCTCTGCAGAACTTTTAGCCTCATCTTTGGTGGCAGACTTACACCTTATTCCAGCTTTTATCTATCTGCAAGTTGTTGGAAATATAGAGTGGGCAATTGCTCTTACAATCGGTGCATTGATTGCAAATGTTTTCTCGATGGGTCTTGTTTATATAGAGAGTTCAAAAAATCGTGATGATTATTAG
- the leuS gene encoding leucine--tRNA ligase produces MEYSSKTIEKEWQEYWAKNKSFEPSEDFTKEKKYILSMFPFPSGRLHMGHVRNYTLSDTFARYYRQQGFNVLHPIGFDSFGMPAENAAIKNGSHPKGWTYDNIDYMKGEFKTLGFSFSKERELATSDELYTKFEQGFIIDMFEKDLLYRKKGLLNWCPHDQTVLANEQVVDGCCWRCDTPIVKKDMNQYYFKITQYGDELLDDLKKLEGGWPKQVLTMQENWIGKSNGLAFDFFFDDESSSKLNNKFKSFDVFTTRPDTIYGVSYTALAPEHEIVTYMIENSLLSDEVISQIKNMKTTSSIDRQKEKSGVSLNLHVVHPLTGKTVPVWVANFVLMDYGSGAVMAVPAHDERDFDFAKKYDLEIKAVIKPFDDELSEDKAYTEVGELFNSGEFDGLNSKKSQYNIIKYFEENKIGKKTTNYKLKDWGVSRQRYWGAPIPFVHCDDCGIVMEKKENLPIALPQDVEITGEGNPLDNHPTWKHCKCPTCGKDALRETDTMDTFVESSWYFLRFCASPKNWEKEAFSKEQIKYWMGVDHYIGGIEHAILHLLYARFFTKVFRDLGYLDFDEPFDRLLTQGMVLKDGAKMSKSKGNTVDPDALIEKYGADTARLFILFAAPPTQELEWNDSAVEGAYKFIKRFFDRSSNVVKTNTIPVINHSSLSKDEKFARKKVYEALVRANDVYNERYTFNTMIAGVMEAINALNTQSNSDIWSEGYWILSSIMEPVIPHACWEISSKCFSLKNLCAQKVLEEVFVEDSITLGVSINGKRRAEIEVAIDDSKENIIATAKESASKWLEGTDIIKEILVPNKLVNFVVKG; encoded by the coding sequence TTGGAATATAGTTCAAAGACCATAGAAAAAGAGTGGCAGGAGTATTGGGCAAAAAACAAAAGTTTTGAGCCAAGTGAAGATTTTACAAAAGAGAAAAAATACATTTTAAGTATGTTCCCGTTTCCAAGCGGAAGACTTCATATGGGGCATGTAAGAAACTATACTTTAAGTGATACTTTTGCAAGATACTACCGACAACAAGGTTTTAATGTCCTTCATCCAATAGGCTTTGACAGTTTTGGTATGCCAGCTGAGAACGCAGCTATTAAAAATGGTTCACACCCTAAGGGTTGGACTTATGACAATATAGACTATATGAAGGGTGAATTTAAAACTTTAGGTTTCTCTTTTTCTAAAGAGCGTGAACTAGCAACTAGTGATGAGCTTTACACTAAGTTTGAACAAGGTTTTATTATAGACATGTTTGAAAAAGATCTTCTTTACCGCAAGAAAGGTCTTTTAAACTGGTGCCCTCATGATCAGACAGTTTTAGCAAATGAGCAGGTGGTAGACGGGTGTTGTTGGAGATGTGACACTCCAATTGTTAAAAAAGATATGAATCAGTACTACTTTAAAATAACTCAGTACGGTGATGAACTTTTAGATGATTTGAAAAAGCTTGAGGGTGGCTGGCCTAAGCAGGTTCTAACTATGCAAGAGAACTGGATAGGAAAATCAAATGGACTAGCTTTTGACTTTTTCTTTGATGATGAATCATCTTCTAAACTAAATAATAAATTTAAAAGTTTTGATGTATTCACAACTCGCCCGGACACTATTTATGGTGTGAGCTATACTGCACTTGCTCCTGAACATGAAATAGTTACCTATATGATTGAGAATTCACTACTAAGCGATGAAGTGATATCTCAAATAAAAAACATGAAAACTACTTCATCAATAGATAGACAAAAAGAGAAATCAGGTGTCTCTTTAAACCTACATGTAGTGCATCCTTTAACTGGTAAAACAGTTCCTGTGTGGGTTGCAAACTTCGTTCTTATGGACTACGGCTCTGGGGCTGTTATGGCAGTTCCAGCTCATGATGAGAGAGATTTTGATTTTGCCAAGAAGTACGACTTAGAGATTAAAGCAGTAATAAAACCTTTTGACGATGAGCTTAGTGAAGATAAGGCTTATACAGAAGTTGGTGAACTTTTTAACTCAGGGGAGTTTGATGGACTTAACTCTAAAAAATCTCAGTACAACATCATTAAATATTTTGAAGAGAATAAGATAGGTAAAAAAACTACTAATTATAAACTAAAAGATTGGGGTGTTTCTCGTCAGAGATATTGGGGTGCCCCTATACCATTTGTCCACTGTGATGATTGTGGCATAGTGATGGAGAAAAAAGAGAACCTTCCAATTGCTCTTCCACAAGATGTTGAGATTACGGGTGAGGGAAATCCTCTTGACAATCATCCTACATGGAAACACTGCAAGTGCCCTACATGTGGCAAAGATGCTTTAAGAGAAACTGATACTATGGATACATTTGTAGAGTCTTCTTGGTATTTTTTACGTTTTTGTGCATCACCGAAAAATTGGGAAAAAGAGGCATTTTCAAAAGAGCAGATTAAGTATTGGATGGGCGTTGACCACTATATTGGTGGAATTGAACATGCAATACTACATCTTTTATACGCAAGATTTTTTACAAAAGTTTTTCGAGACTTAGGTTACTTGGATTTTGATGAGCCATTTGACAGACTCCTGACTCAGGGAATGGTTCTTAAAGACGGCGCTAAAATGTCTAAATCAAAGGGTAATACAGTTGACCCTGATGCTTTAATAGAGAAATACGGTGCAGATACGGCAAGACTTTTTATACTTTTCGCAGCTCCTCCGACACAAGAGTTAGAGTGGAACGACAGTGCGGTAGAGGGTGCTTATAAGTTTATAAAAAGATTTTTTGACAGAAGTTCAAATGTAGTAAAAACAAACACAATTCCTGTAATCAACCATTCATCACTCTCAAAAGATGAAAAATTTGCAAGAAAAAAGGTTTATGAAGCATTGGTTCGTGCAAATGATGTTTATAATGAGAGATATACTTTTAACACTATGATAGCTGGTGTTATGGAAGCTATTAATGCTCTAAACACTCAATCAAATAGTGATATTTGGAGTGAAGGTTACTGGATACTATCTTCAATAATGGAGCCTGTAATTCCACATGCTTGCTGGGAAATAAGCAGTAAATGTTTTTCACTTAAAAATCTTTGTGCTCAAAAAGTTTTAGAAGAGGTTTTTGTCGAAGATTCCATAACACTAGGTGTTTCAATAAATGGAAAAAGAAGAGCAGAGATTGAAGTTGCAATTGATGACTCCAAAGAGAATATAATAGCAACAGCCAAAGAGAGTGCCTCTAAATGGCTTGAAGGTACAGATATAATCAAAGAGATTTTAGTTCCAAACAAGCTAGTTAATTTTGTAGTAAAAGGGTAG